A DNA window from Streptomyces sp. CA-278952 contains the following coding sequences:
- a CDS encoding NADH-quinone oxidoreductase subunit G, with protein sequence MTVTTSAPSGGGEAAIPPEDLVTLTIDGIQISVPKGTLVIRAAELLGIEIPRFCDHPLLDPAGACRQCIVEVEGQRKPMASCTITCTDGMVVKSQITSPVAEKAQKGVMELLLINHPLDCPVCDKGGECPLQNQAMSHGGADSRFEGKKRTFEKPVPISTQVLLDRERCVLCARCTRFSNQVAGDPMIELIERGALQQVGTGEGDPFESYFSGNTIQICPVGALTSAAYRFRSRPFDLVSTPSVCEQCAGGCSTRTDHRRGKVMRRLAANDPEVNEEWLCDKGRFGFRYAQQRDRLTTPLVRNAEGELEPASWPEALAAAAAGLLAARGRTGVLTGGRLTVEDAYAYSKFARVALDTNDVDFRSRVHSAEEADFLAARVAGRGLDLDGEGVTYTALEKAPAVLLVGFESEEEAPGVFLRLRKAHRKSGQKTFALASHATRGLVKAGGTLLPAAPGTETEWLDALAGGVGLEAEGAAAAEALRAEHSLIIVGERLAGVPGALSAAVRTATATGARLVWIPRRAGDRGAVEAGALPTLLPGGRPATDPRAREEVAGVWRVAELPTRHGRDTGQIVEAAATGELGALLVAGVGVEDLPDPNRALQALNEVGFLVSLELRPSAVSARADVVFPVAAVAEKSGTFLNWEGRVRMFQAALKPEQMPRTLAPTDSRVLHMLADAMDVHFALPDLTAARRELDRLGGWEGGRAQDPRESAQPLPRPGDGEAVLAGHRMLLDLGRLQEGDTALAGTRHAAVARLSAVTAAESGVKDGDLLAVTGPAGTVELPLAVTDMPDRVVWVPLNSVGRGIPADTGANPGGLVRIGPAAAPGAPVEPSEVRA encoded by the coding sequence ATGACAGTCACCACGAGTGCGCCCTCCGGGGGCGGCGAGGCGGCGATCCCGCCCGAGGACCTGGTCACGCTGACCATCGACGGCATCCAGATCAGCGTCCCCAAGGGGACCCTGGTCATCCGCGCCGCCGAGCTCCTCGGCATCGAGATCCCGCGCTTCTGCGACCACCCGCTCCTCGACCCCGCCGGCGCCTGCCGGCAGTGCATCGTCGAGGTCGAGGGCCAGCGCAAGCCGATGGCCTCCTGCACCATCACCTGCACCGACGGCATGGTCGTCAAGTCGCAGATCACCTCTCCTGTCGCCGAGAAGGCGCAGAAGGGCGTGATGGAGCTGCTGCTGATCAACCATCCGCTGGACTGCCCCGTCTGCGACAAGGGCGGCGAGTGCCCGCTCCAGAACCAGGCGATGTCCCACGGCGGCGCCGACTCCCGCTTCGAGGGCAAGAAGCGGACGTTCGAGAAGCCCGTCCCGATCTCCACCCAGGTACTGCTGGACCGCGAGCGGTGCGTGCTCTGCGCGCGCTGCACCCGGTTCTCCAACCAGGTGGCGGGCGACCCGATGATCGAGCTGATCGAGCGCGGCGCCCTCCAGCAGGTCGGCACCGGCGAGGGCGACCCCTTCGAGTCGTACTTCTCCGGCAACACCATCCAGATCTGCCCGGTCGGCGCGCTGACCTCGGCGGCGTACCGCTTCCGCTCCCGCCCCTTCGACCTGGTCTCCACCCCCTCGGTCTGCGAGCAGTGCGCGGGCGGCTGCTCGACCCGGACCGACCACCGGCGCGGCAAGGTCATGCGCCGCCTCGCGGCCAACGACCCCGAGGTCAACGAGGAGTGGCTCTGCGACAAGGGGCGGTTCGGCTTCCGTTACGCCCAGCAGCGCGACCGGCTCACCACCCCGCTGGTCCGCAACGCCGAGGGCGAGCTGGAGCCGGCGAGCTGGCCCGAGGCGCTGGCAGCCGCGGCGGCCGGACTCCTCGCCGCCCGCGGCCGTACCGGCGTCCTGACCGGCGGCCGGCTCACCGTCGAGGACGCCTACGCGTACAGCAAGTTCGCCCGGGTCGCCCTCGACACCAACGACGTCGACTTCCGCTCCCGGGTGCACAGCGCCGAGGAGGCCGACTTCCTGGCCGCCCGGGTCGCCGGACGAGGCCTGGACCTGGACGGCGAGGGGGTCACGTACACCGCGCTGGAGAAGGCCCCCGCGGTCCTGCTCGTCGGGTTCGAGTCCGAGGAGGAGGCGCCCGGCGTCTTCCTGCGGCTGCGCAAGGCCCACCGCAAGAGCGGACAGAAGACCTTCGCGCTCGCCTCGCACGCCACCCGGGGCCTGGTGAAGGCGGGCGGCACGCTGCTGCCCGCCGCCCCCGGCACCGAGACCGAGTGGCTGGACGCGCTCGCGGGCGGCGTCGGCCTGGAGGCCGAAGGGGCCGCCGCGGCCGAGGCGCTCCGCGCCGAGCACTCCCTGATCATCGTCGGTGAACGGCTCGCCGGAGTGCCCGGTGCGCTGTCCGCCGCCGTCCGCACCGCCACCGCCACCGGCGCACGCCTGGTGTGGATCCCGCGCCGGGCGGGCGACCGGGGCGCGGTGGAGGCGGGCGCGCTCCCCACCCTGCTGCCCGGCGGCCGCCCGGCCACCGACCCACGGGCCCGGGAGGAGGTCGCGGGGGTGTGGCGCGTGGCCGAACTGCCCACCCGCCACGGCCGCGACACCGGCCAGATCGTCGAGGCCGCGGCCACCGGCGAACTGGGCGCCCTGCTCGTCGCCGGAGTCGGCGTCGAGGACCTGCCCGACCCGAACCGTGCCCTCCAGGCGCTGAACGAGGTCGGCTTCCTGGTCTCGCTGGAACTGCGGCCGAGCGCGGTCTCCGCCCGGGCGGACGTGGTCTTCCCGGTCGCCGCCGTCGCGGAGAAGTCCGGCACCTTCCTCAACTGGGAGGGCCGGGTCCGGATGTTCCAGGCGGCGCTCAAGCCGGAGCAGATGCCCCGGACGCTGGCGCCGACGGACTCCCGGGTGCTGCACATGCTGGCCGACGCCATGGACGTGCACTTCGCCCTGCCGGACCTGACCGCCGCCCGCCGCGAGCTGGACCGGCTCGGCGGCTGGGAGGGCGGCCGCGCACAGGACCCGCGCGAGAGCGCGCAGCCGCTGCCCCGGCCCGGCGACGGCGAGGCGGTCCTCGCGGGCCACCGGATGCTGCTCGACCTCGGCCGGCTCCAGGAGGGCGACACCGCCCTCGCCGGGACCCGGCACGCGGCCGTCGCCCGGCTCTCGGCGGTCACCGCCGCCGAGTCCGGCGTCAAGGACGGCGACCTGCTCGCCGTCACCGGCCCCGCGGGCACCGTCGAACTGCCCCTCGCGGTCACCGACATGCCGGACCGGGTGGTCTGGGTGCCGCTGAACTCGGTGGGGCGCGGCATCCCCGCCGACACCGGCGCGAACCCCGGCGGCCTGGTGCGGATCGGCCCCGCCGCCGCACCGGGTGCTCCCGTCGAACCATCGGAGGTACGAGCGTGA